A window of Polynucleobacter sp. KF022 genomic DNA:
GTTTAACTTGTTCTCAGGTGGCGCTTTATCTCGCTTTACCGTATTTGCTTTGGGAATCATGCCTTACATTTCTGCATCGATCATCATGCAGTTAATGACTATTGTTGTACCTTCTTTAGAGGCTTTGAAAAAAGAAGGTCAAGCTGGTCAACGTAAGATTACCCAGTACACCCGCTACGGTACAGTGTTATTGGCTACATTCCAGGCATTAGGTATTTCTGTTGCCTTGCAAGCGCAACCGGGTTTGGTTATTAACCCAGGTTTGATGTTTGAATTGAATACTGTAGTGACTTTAGTAACCGGCACAATGTTCTTAATGTGGCTCGGTGAGCAAATTACTGAGCGCGGTTTGGGCAACGGCATTTCTATTATTATTTTCGGTGGCATTGTTTCAGGTCTGCCAAATGCTTTAGCAAGCTTATTAGAGTTGGTTCGTACTGGCTCAATGAATATTGTTTCTGCACTGCTGATCGTTGTAATTTGTGTGGCAGTGACTTATTTTGTGGTGTTTGTCGAGCGCGGTCAGCGCCGCATTTTGGTGAACTATGCAAAGCGTCAAGTTGGTAACAAGATTTACGGCGGCCAGTCTTCTTATTTCCCATTGAAGTTGAATATGGCAGGTGTTATTCCTCCAATTTTTGCTTCTTCAATCATTTTGTTCCCTGCAACGATTGCTGGCTGGTTTACATCAGGCGAGCCAACCAATATGTTCAGCAGAATGATTAAAGACTTGGCTGCAACTTTGGCACCAGGCCAACCTGTGTATACGATTTTGTATGCAGCTGCGATTATTTTCTTCTGTTTTTTCTATACCGCATTGGTATTTAACAGCCGTGAAACGGCTGAGAATTTGAAGAAGAGCGGTGCATTTGTTCCAGGTATTCGTCCTGGCGACCAAACAGCACGTTACATCGACAAGATCTTGGTGCGTTTAACTTTAGCTGGTGCAATTTATATGGTTCTGGTTTGCTTGTTGCCAGAATTCTTGGTGTTGAAGTACAACGTGCCGTTTTATTTCGGTGGTACTTCATTGTTGATTATTGTTGTTGTTGCAATGGATTTCATGGCTCAAGTTCAGTCATTTGTTATGCAACAGCAGTACGGCTCTTTGATGAAAAAAGCCAACTTTAAGATGGGCGCTTAACTGAATGTCTAAAGACGATGTAATTCAGATGGCGGGAGAAGTTGTAGAGAATTTGCCGAACGCGATGTTTCGCGTGAAGCTGGAAAACGGACATGTGGTTCTAGGGCACATTTCTGGAAAGATGCGGATGCATTACATCCGTATTTTGCCGGGAGATAAGGTGACGGTGGAGATGACTCCTTACGACCTGACGCGCGCCAGAATCATTTTCCGTGCGAAGTAAAGATTAAGTAGTACCTATTTTTAAGAGGTGAGTTATGAAAGTTTTAGCATCCGTTAAGTGTATTTGCAGAAATTGCAAGATCATTAAGCGCAAACGCGTTGTGCGCGTGATCTGTTCTTCAGACGCACGTCATAAGCAGCGTCAAGGCTGATCTGGTTAATTAAGAGGAAATCTCATGGCACGTATCGCTGGGGTAAACATCCCAAATCATCAACATACTGTTATCGGTTTAACAGCAATTTTTGGTATTGGCACAACTCGTGCACGCAAAATTTGTGAAACCACAGGTGTTGCAATCGACAAAAAAGTTAAAGACCTTACTGACGGTGACTTGGAAAAGTTGCGTGATGAAGTGGGTAAATTCATTACTGAAGGTGACCTTCGTCGTGAAGTAACTATGAGCATCAAGCGTTTGATGGACTTAGGTTGCTACCGCGGTGTTCGTCATCGTAAGGGCTTGCCTGTACGTGGTCAACGTACTAAGACTAACGCGCGCACCCGTAAGGGCCCACGTAAGTCTGGCGTGCAACTGAAGAAATAATCAAGAAAGTTTATTGACATGGCAAAACAACAATCCGCTTCCGCCGCTTCACAGCGCGCTCGTAAGAAGGTTAAAAAGAACGTTGCTGACGGTATTGCACACGTTCACGCTTCTTTTAATAACACCATTATTACGATCACTGATCGTCAAGGAAATGCGCTTTCATGGGCAACTTCTGGCGGCCAAGGCTTCAAGGGCTCACGTAAATCAACACCTTTTGCTGCTCAGGTAGCTGCAGAAGTTGCTGGTAAGACAGCCATTGAATGCGGTATTAAGAACTTGGAAGTTCAGATCAAAGGCCCAGGCCCAGGTCGTGAATCAGCTGTGCGTGCATTGAACTCATTGGGCATCAAGATCACTGAGATTCAAGACGTAACCCCAGTTCCACATAATGGTTGCCGTCCTCCAAAGCGTCGTCGTATTTAAGCTTGGAAGTTGGCAGTACAACAGTTTCAGTAGTTTTTTATTAAAGCCCACTGTTCGCCTGATTTAAAGGGCGAACTCACCGCCGGTCGCAAGACTGCGGCAAAGAAAGGAAAGCATCGTGGCACGTTACTTAGGGCCTAAGGCCAAATTAGCACGTCGGGAAGGTACCGACTTATTTTTAAAGAGCGCACGTCGCGCCCTGTCAGACAAGTGCAAGTTAGATACTAAGCCTGGTCAACATGGTCGTACATCTGGCTCAAGAACATCTGATTACGGTAATCAATTGCGTGAAAAGCAAAAGGTTAAGCGTATCTATGGCGTTTTAGAGCGTCAATTCCGTCGTTACTTCGCAGAAGCTGAGCGTCGTAAGGGCAACACTGGTGAAACATTGCTCCAGTTGCTTGAGTCACGTCTCGACAACGTGGTTTATCGCATGGGCTTTGGTTCAACACGCGCTGAAGCACGTCAGTTGGTTTCTCATTGCGCAATTTTGCTCAATGGTAGCCCTGTCAATATTCCATCTATTCAGGTTAAGCCTGGCGATGTTGTTGCGATTCGTGAAAAAGCGAAGAAGCAAGCGCGTATTACAGAATCACTCAATTTGGTTGGGCAAATGGCAGCTGTTACTTGGGTTTCAGTTGACGCAGCCAAGCTCGAGGGAACATTTAAGCAAGTGCCTGACCGCGAAGATATTAGCGGTGAAATTAATGAAAGTTTGATCGTCGAATTGTATTCACGCTAATTAGGCACTCTCAAGGAAAAAATATGCAAACAAATTTGCTCAAGCCAAAGATTATTTCTGTTGAAGCGCTTACCGCCAACCAAGCTAAGGTTGTTATGGAGCCGTTCGAGCGTGGCTATGGCCACACACTCGGAAATGCATTACGTCGTGTACTTTTGTCCTCGATGGTTGGTTATGCACCAACTGAAGTAGCTATTGCAGGTGTTGTTCATGAGTACTCCACATTAGATGGAGTTCAAGAGGACGTAGTAAATCTCTTGTTGAACCTCAAAGGTATCGTATTTAAGTTGCAGTCACGTGACGAAGTTACTATCAATTTGCGTAAAGAAGGCCCAGGCGTTGTTACTGCAAAAGATATCGATTTGCCACATGATGTAGAAATCATGAACCCTGATCACGTGATCGCTCACTTGTCTGCTGGTGGCAAGTTGGATATGCAGATCAAGGTTGAAAAAGGTCGTGGCTATGTTCCGGGTAACGTACGTCAGTACAACGACGAAGCTACTAAGATCATTGGCCGTATCGTGTTGGATGCTTCATTCAGCCCGGTAAGTCGTGTTAGCTACGCTGTTGAATCTGCTCGTGTTGAGCAACGTACCGATCTCGATCGTCTCGTAATGACCATCGAAACAAACGGTGTGTTGTCTCCTGAAGAAGCAATTCGTCAAGCAGCTAGCATCTTGGTTGATCAGTTGGTTGTATTCGCAGCCCTTGAAAGCAGCGAAGTTTCTGGTGATTTAGCACCAAGCCGCTCTTCAATGGTTGATCCAATGTTGATGCGTCCGGTAGATGACCTCGAGTTGACAGTTCGCTCTGCAAACTGCTTGAAGGCTGAGAACATTTACTACATCGGTGACTTGATTCAACGTACAGAGAATGAATTGTTGAAGACGCCTAATCTAGGCCGTAAATCTTTGAATGAAATCAAAGATGTATTGGCGGCTCGTGGCTTAAGTCTTGGCATGAAACTCGAAAGCTGGCCTCCAGCTAACCTCGAGAAATAATTAGAAAGGAAGCATCATGCGTCACGGAAACGGCTTACGCAAACTAAACAGAACATCATCACATCGCTTGGCGATGCTGCGCAACATGTCCAATTCACTTTTGGAGCACGAAGTCATTAAAACGACTTTGCCAAAAGCCAAAGAATTGCGTATGGTTGTTGAGCCTTTGATTACCTTGGGTAAAAAAGACAACTTAGCAAACCGTCGCTTGGCATTCAATCGCACACGTGATCGTGATATCGTAGCCAAGCTCTTCACAGAACTCGGCCCACGTTACGCAACACGTCCAGGTGGCTACCTTCGTATTTTGAAGTTTGGCTTCCGTCATGGCGACAATGCACCTATGGCATTGGTTGAGTTGGTGGATCGCCCTGAAGTTGAAGAAACAGCAGCAGTAGCTGAAGAGGCTTAAGTCTCACGGTTACAGTAAAAAGCCAGGCTTCGGTCTGGCTTTTTTCATTTATCAGGTTATAAATACAGAATGTCTAAAAACATACCATTCAATCACAGCAAGCTTTTGGTGGTGGTTACCAGCCTTCCTAGTTTGGATGCTGCTAAGGGCTTAGCCCGTGCTTTAGTTGAGCAGAATTTAGCTGCTTGCGCGCAGCTGACTGAGGGTATTCATTCGATTTATCGCTGGGAAGGCAAAATTTGCGAAGAGCAAGAAGTGTTGTTATCTGCAAAAACTATCGAAGCAAAGTGGCTTGAGATATTGGCTTTTATTCAAAGTGCCCATCCTTATGACCTGCCTGAGATCTTGGCTTTTTCACCAGAGCAGCATGAAAGACAGTACGGCGCATGGGTCGAGTCTGAGGTAAATTCGAAGTCATGAAATTACATTCTTTCTTGGTAAGAATTTTTGCGGTCTTGTTACTCCTCTCTGCGCAAGCATTTGCTGCGCAAGATTTCTTGCCCCCAGAAAAAGCATTTCGGGTGGAGGCCACTTGGTTAGAAAATTCCAATCAAGTCGAACTGGAATTTCTGCCTTCTAAAGGTTATTACATCTACCAAGAGTCTTTAAAGTTCCAAGCAGGCTCACAGGCTGAGAAGCTAAGTAATATAAGGCCTGCAGTGCCACCGGGCATAGAAAAATTTGATGAAACTTTTCAAAAAAAGCTTCAGGTATACAAAGAACCATTCTTAGTTTTTCTAGAGATTAAGCCTGCAGTTGGGCAGCCTGTTCATTTGGAGATCACTCTTCAGGGTTGTGCAGAGGCAGGCATTTGCTACCCACCCATGACCCTTAAATTTTTACTTGCTGGACCTGGCGTAAAAGCAGCACCAATTCCAGAAGCATTAGATGGCATTCCCTCGTCAAGCGTGAAGGCAAATGACCAATTTAGTTTGGCAGATTTATGGCGTGAGCGCGATAACGTTAATGCCATCAGCCGCTTTTTAGAAAACACTTCAACTGCGTATTTATTTCTAGCATTCTTTGTATTGGGCCTGGCTTTGGCATTCACGCCTTGCGTGCTTCCCATGTTGCCGATCCTATCCAGCGTAATCTTCGGGACTCAAGATGGCAAAGCTATTTCAAAGGGCCGTGCTAGCGCCCTAGCATTGGCCTACGTCTTAGGTATGGCTTTGGTATATGCCTTGGCAGGCGTGCTCATGGCGGCTCTGGGGGGCAGCGTACAGCGTGCCTTACAAAGTCCTTTTGCGCTCGCTACTTTTGCCCTATTGCTATTAGCCCTATCTGGCAGTCTATTTGGCTTGTATGACTTACGTCTGCCCCAATCATGGCATCAGCATGTCGATAGGTTAGCAGGGCGTCAAAAGGGCGGTAGCGTATTTGGTGCCTTTGCTTTGGGGGGTATTTCCACGCTGGTAGCCAGCCCCTGCATTACGGCTCCTTTAGCAGGCGTTTTAGCCTTTATTGCCCAAACCGGTTCTATGAGTTTGGGTGCGGGCTTACTCTTTGTAATGGCGCTAGGAATGGGATTACCACTGTTATTTATCGCTGTTGAAGCTCGCATCTTGATTCCATCTACTGGAATCTGGATGGTGTGGTTACAGCGCACTCTAGGTGTTTTATTGGTTGCAACGGCTGCTTGGATTGCCTCGCCATTGCTGCAAAATAATGACGCTTCTGGAACTGCAAAAACAGTTAATGGTCAGAGTATTCACCAAGTTGGAAACTTGGCTTTTATTGTGATTCAGTCGCCGGCGCAGCTTGATATTCAATTGAGCAAAGCCAAAGAAGAAAAGAAACTAGTCCTCTTGGATTTTTATGCTGATTGGTGCATTAGTTGCAAAGAAATGGAAGTCAATACTTTTGCAAATCCAGAAGTCAGTAAGGTGCTAAAGCAGTTTGTTTTATTACAGGCTGATGTCACTGTAAACAGCCCTGATAACCAGGCTTTGCTGAAGCGCTTTGGTTTATTTGGTCCCCCAGGCATTCTGATCTTTGATCAAAATTCGCAAGAGCAAAAAGATCAACGTGTGATTGGCTATATGCCACCACAACGTTTTATTGAGCGCTTAAAAAACGTGTTGAAAAACTAAAGCAGCTGAGTAACTATTGAATTATTTCTTAGCTGCTTTAATGAGTCGCGCCGCTTCCAGCGCAAAGTAAGTCAGAACACCATCGGCACCAGCACGTTTAAATGCAAGTAGTGATTCCATCATTACAGCATCGTAATCTAACCAACCATTCTGTGCAGCGGCTTTGAGCATGGCATATTCACCGCTCACTTGGTATGCATAAGTTGGGTAATCAAACTCTTCGCGTACGCGTCGCACGATATCTAAATAAGGCATGCCAGGTTTGACCATCACCATATCAGCACCTTCATTGATATCGAGAGCCACCTCCCGCAAAGCCTCGTCACCATTGGCGCAATCCATTTGGTAGGTCTTTTTATCCGCCTTGCCTAGGTTCTTGGCAGAGCCTACGGCATCTCTGAATGGGCCATAAAACGCTGAGGCGTATTTGGCAGAGTAGGCCATGATGCGAGTGTGAATAAGTTTCCTTTGTTCAAGCGCTTCACGAATTTTTCCGATGCGACCATCCATCATGTCTGAGGGTGCGACGATATCGACGCCAGCCTCAGCTTGCGCAATCGCTTGTTGAACTAAGATTGCGGTAGTTTCATCATTGAGAATGCGACCTTGCTCATCAAGAACACCATCTTGACCATGGCTTGTATAGGGATCAAGTGCTACATCCGTCATGATGCCTAGATTGGGAAAGCGTTTTTTGAGTTCGCGAACGGCTGTTGGAATAAGACCATTTGGATTAAATGCTTCTTTACCATCAGGCGTTTTTAGTGAGGAGTTGATCACCGGAAAGAGTGCAAGAACTGGAATGCCCAAATCAATACACTCTTGCGCAACTGGAAAAAGCAAATCTAAAGACACTCGATTTACACCTGGCATTGAGACAACGGCTTCGGATTTGCCTTGGCCTTCAAGCAGGAACACCGGGTAGATAAAGTCATTGGCAGAGACACTGTTCTCTTGCATAAGGCGGCGTGACCAATCATCACGACGCATGCGGCGAGGACGATGCCCTGGAAAATTAAGCAATGAATTAGCTGGTGATTTCATCTTCTTTAGTCTCTGCTTCAAATAACCATTTAATAACAATATTGTCGGCCTCTTCAAGGCCTATTCGTTTGGTGCTTGAAAATAATTGTGCCGTAAGTTGCTTGGACTCACCATTGCCATCGGGCAAAGCTGGGTCGTATTGCTGCAATTGCTTGCGGACTGCCTCAAGCGCATGCTTGCACTCACTTTTATTGAGTTTGTCGCATTTGCTGAGCAAAACATGAATTGGCTTGCCAGTAGGTACAAACCACTCAATCATTTGCTCATCCAAATCGGTGATACCGCGCCTAGAGTCCACAATGAGGATCATGCCTACCAACTGCTCTCGCTCCTGCAAATAGTCGCTTAGCAGGGAATTCCAGTGGTATTTGGTTTCATGGTTGACAGCTGCATAGCCATAGCCTGGCAAGTCCACCAAGTAGGCTAGGAGGTCATCTTTGGCAAAAAGGCCGAAATAGTTGATATGTTGGGTGCGGCCAGGCGTTTTACTGGCAAAAGCGAGTCTTTTTTGGTTGCAAAGGACATTTATAGCGCTGGATTTACCAGCGTTTGAGCGCCCAGCAAAAGCCACCTCACGCAGGGGCGTAGCAGGCAGGCAATGGGTGTCATTGACTGTGGTGGCGAATCGGGCTTGAAAGAGTTTAGACATGTCCAGAAGCTATTGTAAAATCACGCAAAATCATGAAATATCTCATGGTGTTGGGTAAAAGGTTGTAAATGCAGGGCCCAAACACTTTTAGGAATTTTTGCCAAGGTAAACATAATGCGTCAAACCTCTCAAATCTCCAAATTAACTAGCTTACGTGCTGGTTTTGCGGCTCTCTCTATTTTCGCCTTGATTGGCATTTCTGGCACAGTTTTTGCTGCCGATGCGGCTCCGGCTGCACCTGCTGCTGAAGCTAAGGCTGCTGTTCCAGGCAAGCCAAAAGTTGATGCAGCGGCTGGCGAAGCTCTGTACTCCAATGGCGATCCTTCGCGCGGCGTTACAGCTTGTCTTACTTGCCACGGCCCTAAAGGGCAAAGCGCAGTTGCTACTTGGCCTAAGTTATCTGCCCAACACGCAGCATATACAGCCAAGCAGTTGAAAAACTTTAAAGAAGGTACTCGTGCTAATCCTGTGATGATGGGTATGTCAGCCACATTGACTGAACAGGATATGCAAAACATTGCAGCTTACTTAGTTAAGCAGCCCGTTTCTTTGGGTGTTGCTCAAGACAAGGCAACCATCGAGTTAGGTCAAAGTATTTACCGCGGCGGTATCGCAGCAAAGGGTGTTCCAGCATGTGCAGCTTGCCATAGCCCAACAGGTGCTGGCATCCCTTCACAGTACCCACGATTAGGTGGTCAATGGGCTGATTACTCATACGCACAATTGGTTGCGTTTAGTAACGGCACTCGCAAGAATGGTCCAATGATGACAGCTATTGCAGGCAAGATGTCAGATTTAGAAATGAAAGCAGTTTCTGACTACATTGCAGGCTTACGTTAATTAGTAACAGCAAAAAAACAAAACCCCGCTCTTGCAGCGGGGTTTTTATTGCCTAAAACTTTACGACGTTATCAACTGATGCAAATTATTAACTTGGTAAAACTGTTTCCGAAGAGAATAAATCTGCAGTATTTTCGCGAGCGCGAATGACATAAGCATTTTTTCCATCAACCATAATCTCAGCGGGTTTAGGGCGTGTGTTGTAGTTGGACGCCATTACAAAACCATAAGCGCCAGCAGAAAGAATGGCGAGAAGATCACCTTCTTCAATAGCCAGATGACGATCTCTTCCTAGCCAGTCACCGGATTCGCAAACAGGACCAACAATGTCATAAGTTAAGGCTGTTGCTGTTTTATTCTTTACTGGGACAATGCCGTGATGCGCTTCATATAAGGCTGGACGCATCAGCTCAGTCATTGCGGCATCCACAATGCAAAAGTTCTTTTCAGCACCTGGCTTTAAATATTCCACCGTGGTTAGGAGTACGCCAGCATTACCAACTAATGATCTGCCTGGCTCAAGAACAACATCCAGATGGCCAAAGCCACGTTCAGCTACGCGATTTAATAAAGTGTTTGTAAAGTCGGTAATGTCTGGCGGAGTTTCATCGCTATATGAAATTCCGAGGCCGCCACCTAGATCTAGATGGTGAATAACAATGCCTTCTTTTTTCAGTTGTGCAACAAGATCCAATACTTTATCGAGCGCATCTAAGTAAGGCGCAGTAGTGGTAATTTGTGAGCCAATATGGCAATCAATACCGACAACATCAATTTGAGAAAGTTGTGACGCTTCACGATATGTTTTTAAAACCTCGTGATAGGCGATGCCAAATTTATTGCCCTTCAATCCAGTGGAAATATAAGGATGAGTTTGTGCATCCACATCCGGATTAACGCGTAAAGAAATAGGGGCGCGCAGATTTAGCTCAGAGGCAACCCGATTGATTTTATGTAGCTCGGCGATGGACTCAACATTGATGCATTTCACGCCAGCCTTTAGGGCTGCGCCAATTTCAGAGGCGGATTTACCTACGCCAGCAAATACCAGGCTTTTCGGGTCTGCACCAATGGCTAACGCACGCGCTAATTCGCCGCCACTAACTAAATCAAACCCAGAACCCAATTTTTTAAAGCAATCAAGCACTGCTAAATTGCTATTGGCTTTCATGGCATAGTGCACGCGCGCACGACGTTTGCCATTGCTATCAACACAGGCCTTATCGTATGCCTGATAGGCCTCTGTTAATGCTTTTTTGCTATAGACATAGAGCGGAGTGCCAAACTCTTTTGCTAAATCAGCCAGTGGAATTTCTTCGGCAAACCAGTTGCCATTACGTTCCGAAAAACCGGATAACTGAGGAATTGGAAGTGCTTTGCTTGTCATTACTTGGCCGTTGAAGGATTACTTGGGCTGGCGGGTGTTTGGGGTGGGTAGAGTTTGCCTTTGGGTTCAGGCTCTGTGGGAGCCGGAGGAGCAGATGGCACATTGGGCAAAAATAGCGGTCCTCTTACCCCACACCCAACAAGGGATATTAAAAAGCTAAGGCAGAGGGCTCTATTAAGAATCGCTATCATGAATGTCTCTAAAACGAATGATTGAATATAGCATGCAGGACTCCAGTATGAATCCAAATAATTCAGGCACAGAAACCATTGATGACAAGCAGTTTTATCAGCTGGGAAGTCAGCTACTGCATTCCATAGAGGCGGCGCTAGAAGCTGCAGATGATGCGTTAGATCTGGATTTAGACGTCGAGCGCCAGGGTGGTAACGTCATCAATATTCGTTTTAAGGATAGAAGCGTCATCGTGGTGAATACTCAGCCACCTTTGCATGAAATTTGGGTAGCCGCAAAATCAGGCGGATATCACTATCGCTGGGCTGGCACTGTGGCCAAGCCTTTATGGCTGGATACCAAAACAGGCAAAGAGCTTTTAAGTGATTTATCAGAGTTTGCTACTGCTCAGGCAGGCCAAGAAATAAAGGTTGCCCTTATTTAAGCGGCGCCAGTAGCTTTCAATGTTTCAATGACCTGGTCATCAGCGACACTCTTAATCTGGGCTTTACCAATCTTTTCTAAAACTACGTAACGAATTTGCCCGCCCTCAGTTTTTTTATCAACCTGCATCAGCTCCATGTAGCGATCCCCACCAAACTTAGGTGGGGTAATTGGTAGGTTCATCGATTGGATGATTTTGGTGAGGCGCTGGACATCGGCTTCACTGATGTAGTTAAGGCGGCGCGATAAATCGGCACCTAACACCATGCCGCAACCAACCGCTTCGCCATGTAACCATTCGCCGTAACCCATGCCTGCTTCAATTGCATGTCCAAAAGTGTGACCAAAGTTCAGGGTTGCGCGAATGCCCCCCTCTCTTTCATCTGCGGACACTACTGCAGATTTAATTTCGCACGAACGCAAAACTGCGTGACCCATGGCGACAGTGTCACAAGCCAATAATGCCTTTGCATTAGCCTCGATCCAATTTAAAAACTGCGCATCGGCAATAGCACCATGTTTAACCACTTCCGCAAGACCGGCGGAGAGTTCTCTGGGGGGTAAAGTCTTTAAAGTATTAAGGTCTGCAATCACAGCAACGGGCTGATGAAAGGCGCCAATCATATTTTTACCAAGCGGATGGTTGATGCCAGTCTTTCCGCCTACAGATGAATCCACCTGAGCTAGCAAGGTTGTTGGTACTTGAATAAAGCGAATGCCACGCATGAAGCTGGCTGCAGCAAATCCAGTCATATCACCAATGACTCCACCGCCTAAGGCAACCAGCATTGTTTGACGATCAGCGCCAAACTTCAACAGGTCATCAAAAATAAGCTGAAGGTTTTTCCAGTCTTTATAAGACTCCCCGTCAGGTAACGCAATCGTTCTAACAGGCTTGCCAAAAGTATTTAGAGTCTTGGTCAGACGCTCTGCGTAAATTGGGGCAACCGTAGTGTTGCTGACGATGTAGATAGAGGTTGCTTTTGCACAGGCGCTAAATAGGTTAGGCTGATCAATGAGGTCTGTGCCAATATAAATTGGATAACTGCGATTACCAAGATCAACTTCAAGTGTTTTCATCATATTCTTCAAGCGGAAAGTTCAAGCTGCATAATTAAGGTGTTGACCAATTGATTAACACTTGGTTTACCAGTTTCAATAACGTGGTCAGCAATTTCGCGATAGAGGGGATCGCGAATAGCGTATAAATTTTCTAGAATTTTTTTGGCATCGCCATTTTTAAGAAGTGGACGTCCTTCACCACCCTTAGTGCGATGCCAAAGCTCAATTGGATTTGCGTGCAAATAAATGACGGTCCCATGATCACTGAGTGCTTGACGATTTTCTGGCAATAAAACAGCGCCACCACCAGTTGCCAAAATAATGTCTCTTTCATTGGTGATTTCACGAATGGCTTGAGCCTCTCTTTTGCGAAAACCCTCTTCACCTTCCATTTCAAAAATGACGGGAATTTTTACGCCACAGCGTTCTTCGATGACATGGTCGGCATCTAGAAATCGACGCCCTAATTTTTTGGCTAGGACTTTACCGACGGTCGACTTCCCGGCGCCCATTAGGCCGATCAGAAAGATATTGTTTGTCGAAGAGTTCACCCCTCGATTTTATTAGGGTTTGTCGAGAACAGTCGGAGTTAAAAAGACTAGCAGCTCAGTTTTATCTTGCAATTTGGATTTATGGCGAAAAAAATGGCCAATCAGCGGAATATCCCCCAATAAAGGGATCTTGACTTCATCCTCTCGCTCGGTTGTCTGAAAGATGCCGCCAATGATCGCTGTTCCACCATTTTCTACAGTGACCTCGGAACTGAGGCTTTTGGTGTCTATGGCATACCCTTGCTCTGTTTTCATGCCCACTGTGTCCTTATTGATTCCTACTAGCATTGAAATCTTGCCATCTGGATGAATTTTGGGAAGGACTTCGAGGCGTAAATTAGCCTTTCTAAATTGCAATTTACTGCCGTTTTGATTGGAGGTTTGATAGGGAAGTTCGGTGCCTTGTTCAATTGTTGCTTTGACTTGGTCGCCCGTCATAATGCGGGGATTGGACAGTATTTTTCCTTGACCCTCTGATTCCAGGGCAGATAGTTCTGCTTGCAGAATACGGTTAGCATTTTTAGACACTAAAGTTGCAGCCACGGTTGCTGGATTGAAGCCGCTTAACCCAGTGCCACCTAAGTCAAGATTGCCTGTCAGCTTTTGATTGCCGGCTCCATTTGCTTGATATCCCAGTTTGACCCCTAGCTCTCTAGCAAAGCGTTCATCTGCCTCCACAATCCGAGCCTCTATCAGAATCTGTCTTGGACTGTTGATGTGATCTCCACCAAATGGAAGAGCTGCATCCTCACGACGAAACTTTTGGAAGGCCTGGATTTCTGCATGGGGTCCGATCCAATAGATATCACCATTGCGTACGAGTCTCAAACCACGGCTGGCAATAATAGAGTCCAGCGCGGTCTGCCAAGGAGTCTTATGGAGGTCGACTGAAATCTTTCCTTTGATTGATTCACTTATTAAAAAATTGGTATTCCCCAATTTAGCTAAAACCAGTAAAAGATCTCTTATTTCTATCTCAGTAAATTGCAGGCTAATTGGTCTCAACAGGTGATTTTGTGAAGGCGCGTTTCCGCCTGCTAGATTAGGTAAAAAAAGCATCAACAAAGCAAGCAAAATAGTGATGCTGTTTAAGTGGCATTGAAGAAAATGCAGGGTGCGTTTCATTCGCTGTGGGGGGT
This region includes:
- the secY gene encoding preprotein translocase subunit SecY, with product MALAPTNNASTAAAGGKFGELRQRLVFLVLALLVFRLGAHIPVPGIDPDQLAQLFSGQKDGILGMFNLFSGGALSRFTVFALGIMPYISASIIMQLMTIVVPSLEALKKEGQAGQRKITQYTRYGTVLLATFQALGISVALQAQPGLVINPGLMFELNTVVTLVTGTMFLMWLGEQITERGLGNGISIIIFGGIVSGLPNALASLLELVRTGSMNIVSALLIVVICVAVTYFVVFVERGQRRILVNYAKRQVGNKIYGGQSSYFPLKLNMAGVIPPIFASSIILFPATIAGWFTSGEPTNMFSRMIKDLAATLAPGQPVYTILYAAAIIFFCFFYTALVFNSRETAENLKKSGAFVPGIRPGDQTARYIDKILVRLTLAGAIYMVLVCLLPEFLVLKYNVPFYFGGTSLLIIVVVAMDFMAQVQSFVMQQQYGSLMKKANFKMGA
- the infA gene encoding translation initiation factor IF-1; this translates as MSKDDVIQMAGEVVENLPNAMFRVKLENGHVVLGHISGKMRMHYIRILPGDKVTVEMTPYDLTRARIIFRAK
- the rpmJ gene encoding 50S ribosomal protein L36, translating into MKVLASVKCICRNCKIIKRKRVVRVICSSDARHKQRQG
- the rpsM gene encoding 30S ribosomal protein S13, which encodes MARIAGVNIPNHQHTVIGLTAIFGIGTTRARKICETTGVAIDKKVKDLTDGDLEKLRDEVGKFITEGDLRREVTMSIKRLMDLGCYRGVRHRKGLPVRGQRTKTNARTRKGPRKSGVQLKK
- the rpsK gene encoding 30S ribosomal protein S11; the protein is MAKQQSASAASQRARKKVKKNVADGIAHVHASFNNTIITITDRQGNALSWATSGGQGFKGSRKSTPFAAQVAAEVAGKTAIECGIKNLEVQIKGPGPGRESAVRALNSLGIKITEIQDVTPVPHNGCRPPKRRRI
- the rpsD gene encoding 30S ribosomal protein S4 — translated: MARYLGPKAKLARREGTDLFLKSARRALSDKCKLDTKPGQHGRTSGSRTSDYGNQLREKQKVKRIYGVLERQFRRYFAEAERRKGNTGETLLQLLESRLDNVVYRMGFGSTRAEARQLVSHCAILLNGSPVNIPSIQVKPGDVVAIREKAKKQARITESLNLVGQMAAVTWVSVDAAKLEGTFKQVPDREDISGEINESLIVELYSR
- the rpoA gene encoding DNA-directed RNA polymerase subunit alpha, producing the protein MQTNLLKPKIISVEALTANQAKVVMEPFERGYGHTLGNALRRVLLSSMVGYAPTEVAIAGVVHEYSTLDGVQEDVVNLLLNLKGIVFKLQSRDEVTINLRKEGPGVVTAKDIDLPHDVEIMNPDHVIAHLSAGGKLDMQIKVEKGRGYVPGNVRQYNDEATKIIGRIVLDASFSPVSRVSYAVESARVEQRTDLDRLVMTIETNGVLSPEEAIRQAASILVDQLVVFAALESSEVSGDLAPSRSSMVDPMLMRPVDDLELTVRSANCLKAENIYYIGDLIQRTENELLKTPNLGRKSLNEIKDVLAARGLSLGMKLESWPPANLEK
- the rplQ gene encoding 50S ribosomal protein L17 gives rise to the protein MRHGNGLRKLNRTSSHRLAMLRNMSNSLLEHEVIKTTLPKAKELRMVVEPLITLGKKDNLANRRLAFNRTRDRDIVAKLFTELGPRYATRPGGYLRILKFGFRHGDNAPMALVELVDRPEVEETAAVAEEA
- the cutA gene encoding divalent-cation tolerance protein CutA, which gives rise to MSKNIPFNHSKLLVVVTSLPSLDAAKGLARALVEQNLAACAQLTEGIHSIYRWEGKICEEQEVLLSAKTIEAKWLEILAFIQSAHPYDLPEILAFSPEQHERQYGAWVESEVNSKS